From the Gallaecimonas mangrovi genome, one window contains:
- a CDS encoding DUF1444 domain-containing protein, translated as MAHYQSKGVRLGLVAWSFSVAANSAVMSASAFTQYSVHYLTQHHPNKQVSAPSDLTLELGQGSHTQQINLQNLYAQYQQSPDKLTLLVADFDNALQRSFAHQDTALLTAVIPLLRDKTYVANIQQLESKNGITAPNQLYVEKVNEELYLLYAFDSPDSIRLASHKDMAALRQQSPDVKQRAFANLLTRMPDIRVKPLGEKDLLVLTADGNFESSLLLYGALWDHKNFDVKGDIVVFVPARNVVLVTGSKDTAAIAHAKALVNSRNWSYGISRQAFIKTAQGWRVLTASEQAATR; from the coding sequence ATGGCGCATTATCAAAGCAAAGGAGTGCGGCTTGGGTTAGTGGCATGGTCTTTTTCAGTGGCGGCTAACAGCGCTGTGATGTCCGCGTCAGCTTTCACCCAGTACTCCGTTCATTACCTTACGCAGCACCACCCCAATAAGCAGGTTTCAGCGCCATCAGACCTGACGCTAGAACTAGGACAAGGAAGTCATACTCAGCAAATCAATCTTCAGAATCTCTATGCTCAATACCAGCAATCCCCCGACAAGCTAACGCTATTGGTAGCGGATTTTGATAATGCCCTTCAGCGCAGCTTTGCCCATCAAGATACGGCTTTATTAACGGCGGTTATCCCGCTTTTAAGGGATAAAACCTACGTAGCTAACATCCAGCAGCTTGAAAGCAAAAACGGTATAACGGCACCAAACCAGCTCTACGTTGAGAAAGTAAACGAGGAACTGTATTTGCTCTATGCCTTTGATTCGCCAGATTCTATTAGGTTGGCTAGCCATAAAGATATGGCGGCGCTGAGGCAACAAAGCCCGGATGTGAAGCAGCGCGCTTTTGCAAACTTGCTGACACGGATGCCCGACATTCGGGTTAAGCCGCTTGGTGAAAAGGATCTGTTGGTATTAACCGCCGACGGTAATTTTGAGTCGTCGTTACTGCTCTATGGCGCGCTTTGGGATCATAAAAACTTCGATGTGAAGGGCGATATTGTGGTGTTTGTGCCGGCCAGAAATGTGGTGCTGGTAACCGGCTCAAAAGACACCGCTGCTATCGCCCATGCCAAGGCGTTGGTGAATAGCCGGAACTGGTCTTATGGCATTTCGCGCCAGGCTTTCATTAAAACCGCACAAGGCTGGCGGGTATTAACAGCCTCGGAGCAGGCCGCCACCCGTTAA
- a CDS encoding M14 family metallopeptidase — protein sequence MTYHIGTPGQPWGEQEKAQWLSERQRQRSYQDEVVSAVHALASDFELVQYGALSYDPERYPLLALKSRNWQADKPFVLVTGGMHGYETSGVQGAIAFARDKAKQYAKQVNLLICPCISPWGYEVINRWNPNALDPNRSFVANSQAEEAAALQKLVADLGVSFLCHMDLHETTDSDESEFRPALAARDGKAFEPGTIPDGFYVVDNTESPQPAFQKAIIDAVAKVTHIAPADPDGTIIGSPVVAPGVIEYPLKKLGLCASVTGAPYSCTTEVYPDSPKATPEICNAAQVAAVCGALDYLLKG from the coding sequence ATGACCTACCATATTGGTACCCCTGGCCAGCCTTGGGGTGAGCAAGAAAAAGCCCAGTGGCTTAGTGAGCGGCAACGGCAACGCAGCTATCAAGACGAAGTCGTCAGCGCTGTGCATGCTTTGGCAAGTGACTTTGAACTGGTGCAGTACGGCGCCTTGAGTTACGACCCAGAGCGCTACCCTTTACTGGCACTAAAATCCCGCAATTGGCAAGCCGATAAGCCATTCGTACTGGTCACTGGTGGTATGCATGGCTATGAAACCAGTGGCGTGCAAGGAGCCATCGCCTTTGCCAGGGATAAAGCCAAACAGTATGCCAAGCAGGTTAATTTGCTGATTTGCCCTTGCATCAGTCCTTGGGGATACGAGGTTATTAACCGCTGGAACCCCAACGCCTTGGACCCTAACCGCTCATTTGTTGCCAACAGCCAAGCCGAAGAAGCCGCTGCCCTGCAAAAATTAGTGGCTGACCTTGGCGTGAGCTTTCTTTGTCATATGGACCTGCACGAAACCACCGACAGCGATGAATCGGAGTTTCGCCCGGCCCTGGCGGCCCGGGACGGTAAAGCTTTTGAGCCCGGCACCATTCCTGATGGTTTTTATGTGGTGGATAACACCGAGAGTCCACAGCCGGCCTTTCAAAAGGCCATTATTGATGCCGTGGCGAAGGTGACGCACATTGCTCCTGCCGACCCCGACGGCACCATCATTGGTTCACCGGTGGTAGCCCCTGGCGTTATCGAGTATCCGCTGAAAAAGCTTGGCCTTTGTGCCAGCGTCACCGGCGCGCCATACAGCTGTACCACAGAGGTGTACCCTGATAGCCCTAAGGCAACGCCTGAAATCTGTAATGCTGCGCAAGTGGCGGCAGTTTGTGGTGCTTTAGACTACCTGCTTAAAGGTTAA
- a CDS encoding response regulator, with translation MATKILICDDSGMARKQMARSLPKDWDLDIHFAKDGREGLQVIKTAKPALLFLDLNMPDVDGYQVLEVLQRANITLPVIVVSGDIQDEAHRRVMSLGALAFIKKPMEPDKLAAALAATGLYQAALASASEPATAPSPTIPSTSEQPAELTLSPEFRDGYQEVVNVAMGQAGAMLAQMLGIFVKLPIPKVDLLELSELQMALQSAMSDRVSAICQGFIGPGISGEALLLLDDADMGDMAKLLKFDGEVTNIAEIELLTDIANVLVSACLSGLAEQLDIRFCQGHPVVLGLHRDLDDLLKHARSWQRILAVEISYGLEDYNLTFDLLLLLEESSIHTLNYKIAHLLE, from the coding sequence ATGGCAACCAAAATCCTCATCTGTGATGACTCGGGAATGGCCCGCAAACAAATGGCGCGTTCTCTACCCAAGGATTGGGACCTGGACATTCATTTTGCAAAGGATGGCAGGGAAGGGCTGCAAGTCATAAAAACTGCAAAGCCCGCACTGTTGTTTCTGGATTTGAATATGCCCGATGTTGACGGCTATCAAGTGCTGGAAGTGCTGCAGCGCGCCAACATTACATTGCCGGTGATCGTGGTCTCGGGGGATATTCAAGACGAAGCGCATCGCCGGGTAATGTCACTGGGTGCACTGGCCTTTATTAAAAAGCCGATGGAGCCTGATAAGCTGGCGGCGGCTTTGGCGGCAACCGGGCTTTATCAGGCCGCTTTGGCCTCAGCCAGTGAGCCTGCCACAGCCCCAAGCCCAACCATTCCTAGCACCAGTGAGCAACCGGCAGAACTGACACTTTCGCCAGAGTTTCGTGATGGCTATCAGGAAGTGGTTAATGTGGCCATGGGCCAGGCCGGTGCCATGCTGGCACAAATGCTGGGTATTTTCGTCAAGCTACCGATCCCCAAAGTGGATTTATTGGAACTGAGCGAGCTGCAAATGGCCTTGCAGTCTGCGATGTCGGACCGGGTGTCGGCAATTTGCCAGGGGTTTATTGGCCCGGGGATCTCCGGTGAAGCCTTGCTGCTGCTGGACGATGCCGACATGGGGGATATGGCCAAACTGTTAAAATTCGACGGCGAAGTGACCAACATTGCCGAGATTGAGCTTTTGACGGATATCGCCAATGTGTTGGTCAGTGCTTGCCTGTCAGGCCTTGCCGAACAGCTTGATATTCGTTTTTGCCAAGGGCATCCGGTGGTGCTTGGCTTGCACCGGGATCTCGACGACCTATTAAAGCACGCCCGTTCCTGGCAGCGCATTTTGGCGGTAGAGATAAGCTATGGCCTGGAAGATTACAACCTGACCTTTGATTTGCTGCTGTTGCTGGAAGAAAGCTCCATCCATACCCTCAATTACAAAATTGCCCACCTGTTGGAGTAA